Proteins from a genomic interval of Microbacterium esteraromaticum:
- a CDS encoding helix-turn-helix transcriptional regulator: MKRTERLHALAEMLRRRGARGCTAQRLADEFGVSLRTIKRDLDALENSGVPIWSRPGPGGGYGVSSRANLPPITLSPAQAVALLAAVAAAADAPYADLASAGVRKIMDVLDPTTRAKADGLARRIWVDGGQAPGRAVRSALEEGMAEQRIVRLRYTSGDGATTTRDVEPVIFASTSGRWYLIGWCHLRQAMRWFLVTRIERATVTATPCGDHTVDEIGEPPPTARSVQA; encoded by the coding sequence GTGAAGAGAACCGAACGTCTGCACGCGCTCGCAGAGATGCTGCGACGACGTGGTGCGCGCGGATGCACAGCGCAGCGGCTGGCTGACGAGTTCGGGGTCTCGTTGCGGACGATCAAGCGAGATCTCGACGCTCTCGAGAACAGCGGTGTGCCGATCTGGTCGAGGCCAGGACCGGGTGGTGGCTACGGCGTCTCGTCGCGGGCGAACCTGCCACCCATCACCCTGAGTCCCGCGCAGGCCGTCGCGCTGCTCGCGGCCGTCGCTGCCGCAGCCGACGCGCCCTACGCCGACCTCGCCTCGGCGGGCGTCCGAAAGATCATGGATGTGCTCGACCCCACCACACGCGCGAAGGCCGACGGGCTCGCGCGACGCATCTGGGTCGACGGCGGCCAGGCCCCTGGGAGAGCGGTCCGGTCGGCGCTTGAAGAGGGGATGGCCGAGCAGCGGATCGTGCGCCTGCGTTACACGTCCGGCGACGGTGCGACGACCACGCGCGATGTCGAGCCGGTGATCTTCGCCTCGACGTCCGGACGCTGGTATCTGATCGGGTGGTGCCACCTGCGGCAGGCGATGCGGTGGTTCCTCGTCACTCGCATCGAACGCGCCACCGTGACCGCGACGCCGTGCGGTGACCACACCGTCGACGAGATCGGCGAACCTCCGCCGACGGCACGATCCGTGCAGGCCTGA
- a CDS encoding VOC family protein, producing MNAQRTTSAPDRVLNAHTAMDAVTLRVGDLELMTSYYANALALEPLEERSRGTEVHRVLGRGTTPMVRLIGTPGLPAVDPRQAGLFHTAFLFDDAPALAATVLRAAQDQRGQFVGSSDHLVSEAFYFTDPEGNGIELYVDRDRSQWRYEHGTLQMSTLYLDPNAYLQRHLDQSVLAGIATTAGRVGHVHLQVGDIPTARAFYVDALGFETTVDTYPGALFAAAGGYHHHVAMNTWNSAGAGPRAASLGLGEVALTVPNRDDLDALAARLAHRGLQFADDGRSVSLDDPWGTRVTVALPGADVDEVLSR from the coding sequence ATGAACGCTCAGCGCACCACGTCAGCACCCGATCGGGTCCTGAACGCCCACACCGCGATGGACGCGGTGACGTTGCGCGTCGGCGACCTCGAGCTGATGACCTCGTACTACGCCAACGCGCTCGCGCTCGAACCGCTCGAAGAGCGCTCCCGCGGCACCGAGGTGCACCGCGTGCTTGGACGGGGCACCACGCCGATGGTGCGCCTGATCGGCACGCCGGGTCTTCCCGCTGTCGATCCCCGCCAGGCCGGCCTGTTCCACACGGCATTCCTCTTCGACGATGCGCCCGCACTCGCCGCGACCGTGCTGCGCGCAGCGCAGGATCAGCGCGGTCAGTTCGTCGGATCGAGCGACCACCTGGTCAGCGAAGCCTTCTACTTCACCGACCCCGAGGGAAACGGCATCGAGCTCTACGTCGACCGTGACCGCTCGCAGTGGCGGTACGAGCACGGCACCCTGCAGATGTCGACCCTGTACCTCGACCCGAACGCGTACCTGCAGCGCCACCTCGACCAGAGCGTGCTCGCCGGTATCGCCACCACTGCGGGGCGAGTCGGCCACGTGCACCTGCAGGTCGGTGACATCCCGACGGCCCGCGCCTTCTACGTCGACGCGCTCGGCTTCGAGACCACCGTCGACACCTACCCCGGCGCCCTGTTCGCCGCCGCGGGCGGTTACCACCACCACGTCGCGATGAACACCTGGAACAGTGCCGGCGCAGGGCCGCGCGCCGCGAGCCTCGGCCTCGGCGAGGTCGCCCTCACCGTGCCCAACCGCGACGACCTCGATGCGCTCGCCGCTCGGCTCGCCCACCGGGGTCTGCAGTTCGCCGATGACGGTCGATCGGTCTCGCTCGATGACCCCTGGGGCACGCGCGTCACGGTCGCACTGCCGGGTGCCGACGTCGACGAGGTGCTCTCGCGCTGA
- the adhP gene encoding alcohol dehydrogenase AdhP produces the protein MTILTETSSSTGRGTVPSGTMRAAVTTPEHTLAVQDVSIPTPGPGQALVRLITSGVCHTDLHAVRGDWPVAPKADLIPGHEGYGEVVALGEGVTSLEIGQKVGNAWLWSACGECEYCRTGWETLCESQHNGGYSVDGSFGEYMLVDERFAARIPDGVDPVEVAPILCAGVTVYKGLKMTGVKPGEWVVISGIGGLGHIAVQYARSMGMRVVAVDIDESKLALARKHGAEVTVNAATDDPGEAVQQAIGGAHGVLVTAVHPKAFGQALAVTRRGATIVFNGLPPGDFPADIFDIVLRAITIRGSIVGTRQDMAEALDFFARGEIHPTVAVEPLDDINDIFERMERGQIDGRIVMKY, from the coding sequence ATGACCATTCTGACCGAAACCTCTTCGAGTACCGGCCGCGGCACAGTACCTTCCGGCACGATGCGTGCCGCCGTCACCACCCCCGAGCACACGCTCGCGGTGCAGGACGTCTCGATTCCCACCCCCGGCCCCGGCCAGGCCCTCGTGCGCCTGATCACCAGCGGCGTGTGCCACACCGACCTGCACGCCGTCCGGGGCGACTGGCCCGTCGCCCCGAAGGCCGACCTCATTCCCGGCCACGAGGGCTACGGCGAGGTCGTCGCGCTCGGCGAGGGCGTCACCTCGCTCGAGATCGGCCAGAAGGTCGGCAACGCCTGGCTGTGGAGCGCCTGCGGTGAGTGCGAGTACTGCCGCACCGGCTGGGAGACCCTGTGCGAGAGCCAGCACAACGGTGGCTACTCGGTCGACGGCAGCTTCGGCGAGTACATGCTCGTCGACGAGCGCTTCGCGGCACGCATTCCCGATGGCGTCGACCCGGTCGAGGTCGCCCCCATCCTGTGCGCCGGCGTCACCGTCTACAAGGGGCTGAAGATGACCGGCGTCAAGCCGGGGGAGTGGGTCGTCATCTCGGGCATCGGCGGCCTCGGCCACATCGCCGTGCAGTACGCCCGCTCGATGGGCATGCGCGTCGTCGCCGTCGACATCGACGAGAGCAAGCTCGCCCTGGCCCGCAAGCACGGCGCCGAGGTGACCGTCAACGCGGCCACCGACGACCCCGGCGAGGCCGTGCAGCAGGCCATCGGCGGAGCCCACGGGGTGCTCGTCACCGCCGTGCACCCGAAGGCGTTCGGCCAGGCGCTCGCTGTCACCCGCCGCGGCGCGACGATCGTGTTCAACGGTCTGCCCCCGGGCGACTTCCCCGCCGACATCTTCGACATCGTGCTGCGCGCGATCACCATCCGCGGCTCGATCGTCGGCACCCGGCAGGACATGGCCGAGGCGCTCGACTTCTTCGCCCGCGGAGAGATCCACCCCACGGTCGCCGTCGAGCCGCTCGACGACATCAACGACATCTTCGAGCGCATGGAGCGCGGCCAGATCGACGGCCGCATCGTCATGAAGTACTGA
- a CDS encoding MATE family efflux transporter: protein MATTLITGRPWRVILAFSVPLLIGNVVQQLYQFVDTIVVGRQLGVNSLAAVGATGSLIFLVIGFAWGLGSGFAIPTAQAFGAGDARGVRRSVATGTLLTAATSLILTVCGPIIAGPFLELMQTPPELLAEATVFTQVTFLGGSTIMFFNYLAAIIRSIGDSTTPLVFLTISCALNVGLVILMVGPLGWGVAGAAWATVVAQAVSVVLCLLFMWRRLPVLHVHRPDWKVSGSDVAQHLRLGLPMGFQASIIAIGALIVQVALNRLGADAVAAYTAASRVDSLAVAFLASLGLAASMYAAQNLGARRPDRIRRGTIQAIWIAIAASVVLGALLIAFGEPVVRLFVGEGADDVVEMAHLMLIINGLSYSTLGVLFVLRGVLQGIGRVLVPTITGVIELVMRVVAALALGGVWGFTGVALSNPLAWLGAILLLIPAYIAAHRQFAKMTVDPVEPTLTTPITTITTPIPVVGPSEGSHTVDAVFTAPVPIARPRLSKVRMPRVGRRRKG from the coding sequence ATGGCAACCACCCTTATCACCGGACGCCCGTGGCGCGTCATCCTGGCCTTCTCTGTGCCGCTGCTCATCGGCAACGTCGTGCAGCAGCTGTACCAGTTCGTCGACACGATCGTCGTGGGACGGCAGCTCGGCGTGAACTCCCTCGCCGCTGTCGGCGCCACCGGCAGCCTGATCTTCCTCGTCATCGGCTTCGCCTGGGGGCTGGGCAGTGGCTTCGCGATCCCGACCGCCCAAGCGTTCGGCGCCGGAGACGCCAGGGGAGTGCGCCGCTCGGTCGCCACCGGCACCCTGCTCACGGCCGCCACCAGCCTGATCCTCACCGTGTGCGGCCCGATCATCGCCGGACCGTTCCTCGAGCTGATGCAGACCCCGCCCGAGCTGCTCGCCGAGGCGACCGTGTTCACCCAGGTCACGTTCCTGGGTGGCAGCACGATCATGTTCTTCAACTACCTGGCCGCCATCATCCGATCGATCGGCGACTCGACCACTCCGCTGGTGTTCCTCACCATCTCGTGCGCTCTCAACGTCGGTCTGGTGATCCTGATGGTGGGCCCGCTGGGCTGGGGCGTCGCCGGAGCCGCGTGGGCCACCGTCGTCGCGCAGGCCGTCTCGGTCGTGCTCTGCCTGCTGTTCATGTGGCGGCGTCTGCCCGTGCTGCACGTGCACCGCCCCGACTGGAAGGTCAGCGGATCCGACGTCGCCCAGCACCTGCGCCTGGGCCTGCCGATGGGCTTCCAGGCCTCGATCATCGCCATCGGCGCCCTGATCGTGCAGGTCGCGCTCAATCGACTCGGCGCCGATGCCGTCGCCGCGTACACCGCGGCATCCCGCGTCGACAGTCTCGCCGTGGCGTTCCTCGCATCGCTGGGACTCGCCGCCTCGATGTACGCAGCGCAGAACCTCGGAGCGCGTCGCCCCGACCGCATCCGTCGCGGCACGATCCAGGCGATCTGGATCGCGATCGCCGCCTCGGTCGTGCTCGGGGCGCTCCTGATCGCCTTCGGCGAGCCCGTCGTGCGCCTGTTCGTCGGCGAGGGAGCAGACGACGTCGTCGAGATGGCGCACCTCATGCTCATCATCAACGGACTCAGCTACTCGACCCTCGGCGTGCTGTTCGTGCTGCGTGGCGTGCTGCAGGGCATCGGCCGCGTGCTCGTGCCCACGATCACCGGTGTGATCGAGCTGGTCATGCGCGTGGTCGCCGCACTGGCACTGGGCGGGGTCTGGGGATTCACGGGTGTCGCCCTGAGCAACCCGCTCGCCTGGCTGGGAGCGATCCTGCTGCTGATCCCGGCGTACATCGCCGCCCACCGCCAGTTCGCGAAGATGACCGTCGACCCGGTCGAACCGACCCTCACCACCCCGATCACCACGATCACGACGCCGATCCCGGTGGTCGGCCCCAGCGAGGGCTCGCACACCGTCGATGCGGTGTTCACCGCGCCGGTTCCGATCGCGCGACCGCGCCTGTCGAAGGTGCGGATGCCCCGCGTCGGCCGCCGACGCAAGGGCTGA
- a CDS encoding J domain-containing protein: MFDSPLSASAYEVLGVAPEASDDELRRAFRLQLRRTHPDAGGDAAVFIRVQRAWELVGTPQSRAAYDRGHGFAGAEQWSEWGAPQRTDTRPRAQVHGEAGGWLRRQYVARVQDWADADIAAPYDPAFVRTIPVELRALLAHALAEEESARILAGLGMGFTVWHDVAAPHEAADGKIDHVVLGPSGLFGVMSADTGGDVRFRGGEVLGADAPVGGLVKGIRLLSRTARVRFSAALLVFPDDDLAEPVVPIRTERSMLVAVMRRSVLPTVLRTGIRGTRVIGGNELFDVRTRLQQTVRFA, from the coding sequence ATGTTCGACAGTCCCCTCTCGGCATCGGCCTACGAGGTTCTGGGGGTCGCGCCCGAGGCATCCGATGACGAGCTGCGCCGAGCGTTCCGGCTGCAGTTGCGTCGCACGCATCCGGATGCCGGCGGCGACGCCGCCGTCTTCATCCGCGTGCAGCGGGCGTGGGAGCTGGTGGGCACCCCGCAGAGCCGCGCCGCGTACGACCGTGGGCACGGTTTCGCGGGCGCGGAGCAGTGGAGCGAGTGGGGTGCGCCGCAGCGCACCGACACACGCCCGCGCGCGCAGGTGCACGGCGAGGCGGGCGGCTGGCTGCGCCGCCAGTACGTCGCGCGGGTGCAGGACTGGGCGGATGCTGACATCGCCGCCCCGTACGATCCGGCGTTCGTGCGCACGATCCCCGTCGAGCTGCGGGCGCTGCTGGCGCACGCCCTCGCCGAGGAGGAGAGTGCGCGGATCCTCGCCGGTCTCGGCATGGGCTTCACCGTGTGGCACGACGTGGCCGCACCTCACGAAGCGGCCGACGGCAAGATCGATCACGTCGTGCTCGGACCGTCGGGGCTGTTCGGTGTGATGTCGGCCGATACCGGCGGGGATGTGCGGTTCCGAGGCGGAGAGGTTCTGGGAGCGGATGCCCCCGTAGGCGGTCTGGTCAAGGGCATCCGACTTCTCTCGCGCACCGCGCGCGTGCGCTTCAGCGCGGCACTGCTGGTCTTTCCCGACGACGACCTCGCCGAGCCGGTCGTGCCGATCCGCACCGAACGCAGCATGCTCGTCGCGGTCATGCGGCGCAGCGTACTGCCGACGGTGCTGCGCACGGGCATCCGCGGCACGCGCGTGATCGGCGGCAACGAACTGTTCGACGTGCGCACCCGCCTGCAGCAGACCGTGCGGTTCGCCTGA
- a CDS encoding alpha/beta fold hydrolase, with protein sequence MTHLTSAPPLLLVPGHWLGAWAWDEVARLLEAQGVPTTALTLPGLDETDPDRADRTLDDQAAAIARVVAAQSEPVVIVAHSGANAPVTLVLDRMSDRVGRVVWVDSGPVAPGSAFAPDYPEGEVALALPPFEVLAQQASVEGLEAAALERFRSRAVAQPVPVLRQAVELTDSARFAVPTTLVCCSIPSAQVIELVAAGHPMFAELGNYTDVDYRDLPTGHWPMWSRPGDLAEVLAEVSR encoded by the coding sequence ATGACACATCTCACCAGCGCTCCCCCGCTCCTGCTCGTTCCCGGCCACTGGCTGGGCGCCTGGGCCTGGGACGAGGTCGCCCGTCTGCTCGAAGCGCAGGGCGTGCCGACGACAGCCCTGACGCTGCCCGGGCTCGACGAGACCGACCCCGACCGAGCAGACCGCACGCTCGACGACCAGGCGGCGGCCATCGCACGCGTTGTCGCCGCTCAGTCCGAGCCCGTGGTGATCGTCGCGCACAGCGGAGCGAACGCGCCGGTGACCCTCGTGCTGGACCGCATGTCCGACCGCGTGGGCCGCGTGGTGTGGGTCGACAGCGGCCCGGTGGCGCCCGGCAGCGCCTTCGCACCCGACTACCCCGAAGGGGAAGTCGCGCTCGCGCTGCCGCCGTTCGAGGTGCTCGCACAGCAGGCGAGCGTCGAGGGACTCGAGGCGGCAGCACTCGAGCGCTTTCGATCCCGTGCCGTCGCGCAACCAGTGCCCGTGCTGCGGCAGGCCGTGGAGCTGACCGACTCTGCTCGATTCGCCGTGCCGACGACACTGGTGTGCTGCTCGATTCCGAGCGCACAGGTGATCGAACTCGTCGCGGCAGGACACCCGATGTTCGCCGAGCTCGGCAACTACACGGACGTCGACTACCGCGATCTGCCGACCGGGCACTGGCCGATGTGGAGCCGTCCCGGCGACCTCGCGGAGGTGCTTGCCGAGGTCAGCCGCTAA
- a CDS encoding Vms1/Ankzf1 family peptidyl-tRNA hydrolase, with translation MRTAELRTTLAERGGCTWLYTDGPTGEPPGAIETRMRSLAARLDDAGVPADDVGTVLSVLDTGTELPAPSARWLLLCDGRVVFDEAFGGPRNGPERYGHGRYPQIIPLLRHIAAERLIVIVETDREGAQITVARAGQSTPEQTHSVEGEDQQLTKVQAGGWSHARFQRHAEQVWQQNQSEVAEAVDRIVREHRPDHVFVSGDVRARQLLLERLGRHVSPLVVEVDAETRAPGADDTAFEEAIEKTLEGARRHDLAEAQDRAATDDAASGASGTEAVVSALQQGQVRTLMLDARMQDADETLLALPGEPWVAITRSDAYGADGTEVNAAEALARAALLTDARVLFVEERVPEGEERPERPIAPASASLRWEREPT, from the coding sequence ATGCGAACCGCAGAGCTTCGAACCACTCTCGCCGAACGCGGCGGCTGCACCTGGCTGTACACCGACGGCCCCACCGGAGAGCCACCCGGGGCGATCGAGACCCGAATGCGCTCGCTCGCCGCGCGCCTCGACGACGCCGGCGTTCCCGCCGATGACGTCGGCACAGTGCTGAGCGTTCTGGACACCGGCACCGAATTGCCCGCGCCCTCTGCGCGCTGGCTTCTGCTCTGCGACGGCCGGGTCGTCTTCGACGAGGCCTTCGGCGGCCCGCGCAACGGCCCCGAGCGCTATGGGCACGGGCGCTATCCGCAGATCATTCCGCTGTTGCGCCACATCGCCGCCGAGCGGCTCATCGTGATCGTCGAGACCGACCGCGAGGGGGCGCAGATCACCGTCGCGCGCGCCGGTCAGTCGACTCCCGAGCAAACCCACTCCGTCGAGGGTGAGGATCAGCAGCTGACGAAGGTGCAGGCCGGCGGCTGGTCGCACGCCAGGTTCCAGCGGCATGCCGAGCAGGTGTGGCAGCAGAACCAGTCGGAGGTGGCTGAGGCCGTCGATCGGATCGTGCGTGAGCATCGCCCCGATCATGTGTTTGTCAGCGGCGACGTGCGCGCGCGCCAGCTGTTGCTGGAGCGCCTGGGGCGGCATGTTTCGCCGCTTGTCGTCGAGGTGGACGCCGAGACCCGAGCGCCGGGCGCGGATGACACCGCATTCGAAGAGGCAATCGAAAAGACCCTGGAGGGGGCGCGGCGGCACGATCTCGCCGAGGCGCAGGATCGTGCCGCCACGGACGATGCGGCGTCGGGTGCCTCGGGCACCGAGGCGGTCGTCTCGGCGCTACAGCAGGGGCAGGTGCGGACGTTGATGCTGGATGCCCGGATGCAGGATGCCGACGAGACCCTGCTGGCATTGCCCGGTGAGCCGTGGGTCGCCATCACGCGCTCAGACGCGTACGGTGCGGACGGGACCGAGGTGAACGCCGCCGAGGCACTCGCTCGGGCAGCGCTGCTGACCGACGCGCGCGTACTGTTCGTCGAGGAGCGAGTTCCTGAGGGTGAGGAACGCCCCGAACGCCCAATCGCACCGGCATCCGCGTCGTTGCGTTGGGAGCGCGAGCCGACCTGA
- a CDS encoding GNAT family N-acetyltransferase: protein MNDLQPGKRVVVRYALHPGDTHATSDALGVIRAVDEQSVEISTKQGPVRVERTRILVVHEVPPAPTRAGRTHRVVSAVDLRRISAAAWLPADSSWLQIDNLREEVSDADSDLGLLSKGWLLRSSDSATQRANSALPVTDTGLGWEQSLDAVEAWYATRDKPARVQIYSADPSTALAPECAGLAPLLSARGYGTSESTLLLTGAPKEAAGEVVSPRDAAAPGLVIDVSDRPTETHFAVWASLRDPGSAQAFRALIEADQPCSVVTAYAPRADGSRSLVATCRIVERNKWGVMTNLVTHPELRRRGAGRSVIRAAAAMLAQRGVRSYLVDVESSNAASLALFESLGASVQHRSWYATQRQG, encoded by the coding sequence GTGAACGATCTGCAACCCGGCAAACGAGTGGTGGTGCGCTACGCACTGCACCCGGGCGACACGCACGCCACATCTGACGCGCTGGGTGTGATCCGCGCCGTCGATGAGCAGAGCGTCGAGATCTCGACCAAGCAGGGCCCAGTGCGGGTGGAGCGCACGCGCATTCTGGTGGTGCACGAGGTGCCGCCGGCGCCGACGCGCGCCGGGCGCACGCACCGGGTCGTGTCGGCCGTCGACCTGCGTCGCATCTCGGCCGCGGCCTGGCTGCCCGCGGATTCGTCGTGGCTGCAGATCGACAACCTGCGCGAGGAGGTGTCGGATGCCGATTCCGATCTCGGGCTGCTGTCGAAGGGGTGGCTGCTGCGCAGTTCGGATTCGGCCACGCAGCGGGCCAACAGCGCTCTGCCGGTCACCGATACGGGTCTGGGCTGGGAGCAGAGCCTCGACGCGGTCGAGGCCTGGTACGCCACCCGTGACAAGCCCGCGAGGGTGCAGATCTACTCGGCCGACCCGTCGACGGCGCTCGCCCCCGAATGCGCCGGCCTGGCACCGCTGCTCTCGGCGCGCGGGTACGGTACATCCGAGTCGACACTGCTGCTGACCGGCGCCCCGAAAGAGGCGGCCGGTGAGGTGGTGTCTCCACGTGATGCTGCCGCGCCAGGACTGGTCATCGATGTGAGCGACCGGCCGACCGAAACGCACTTCGCGGTGTGGGCAAGCCTGCGCGACCCCGGTTCAGCGCAAGCGTTCCGCGCGCTCATCGAAGCCGACCAGCCATGCAGTGTCGTGACCGCATACGCCCCTCGGGCGGATGGCAGCCGGTCGCTGGTGGCGACCTGCCGCATCGTGGAGCGCAACAAGTGGGGCGTGATGACGAACCTCGTCACCCACCCCGAGCTGCGCCGGCGCGGCGCCGGCCGGTCGGTGATCCGGGCAGCCGCCGCCATGCTGGCGCAGCGCGGGGTTCGCTCGTACCTCGTCGACGTCGAATCGAGCAACGCCGCATCGCTGGCACTGTTCGAGTCGCTCGGCGCCAGCGTGCAGCACCGGTCGTGGTACGCGACGCAGCGTCAAGGATGA
- a CDS encoding alpha/beta fold hydrolase has protein sequence MPDPQRVEVGEDGVALARYSWGDPEAPTVVLVHGFASSTRDTWVLTGWVRMLEREGYRVLGIDLRGHGRSQKPHDSAGYTVRTMASDVEAVLDTFLIDEAYYVGYSLGARIGWEVLQDLGDRIPRAVLGGVPDGIPLEHLDVAQVRRYIADGTPVTDARTGRYLELTERVPGNDLEALLALALGLRDSRSIDPDQAHAPQQPVLFATGEQDAVIAGSRSLAAAAPQSSFLEIAGRHHFNAPGSRQFRQAALEFLRG, from the coding sequence ATGCCCGACCCGCAGCGCGTCGAGGTGGGTGAGGACGGCGTCGCGTTGGCCAGGTACTCGTGGGGCGACCCAGAGGCCCCCACCGTCGTGCTCGTGCACGGTTTCGCGTCGAGCACGCGAGACACGTGGGTGCTCACCGGATGGGTGCGGATGCTGGAGCGCGAGGGGTACCGCGTGCTGGGCATCGACCTGCGCGGCCATGGCCGCAGCCAGAAGCCACATGACTCCGCCGGGTACACGGTGCGCACGATGGCATCCGACGTCGAAGCCGTGCTCGACACGTTCCTGATCGACGAGGCGTACTACGTCGGATACTCGCTGGGCGCGCGGATCGGCTGGGAGGTTCTGCAGGATCTCGGCGATCGGATCCCGCGGGCGGTACTGGGCGGCGTGCCCGACGGCATCCCGCTGGAGCATCTCGACGTCGCGCAGGTGCGCCGGTACATCGCCGACGGCACACCGGTGACGGATGCCCGCACCGGACGCTATCTCGAGCTCACCGAGCGCGTTCCCGGCAATGATCTCGAAGCTCTGCTCGCACTCGCGTTGGGGCTGCGCGATTCGCGCTCGATCGACCCCGATCAGGCACACGCGCCGCAACAGCCGGTGCTGTTCGCGACCGGCGAGCAGGATGCGGTGATCGCGGGATCACGCAGCCTGGCGGCGGCGGCTCCGCAGAGTTCGTTCCTTGAGATCGCGGGACGCCATCACTTCAACGCGCCGGGCTCGCGGCAGTTCCGGCAGGCCGCGCTGGAGTTCCTGCGCGGGTGA
- a CDS encoding cupredoxin domain-containing protein, producing the protein MSSIRRPFVTPAALIATVLLLSGCASAQSVAGQAASDVKATGETTEVTVTVEGMRYIPDVVEVPVGDELLITFENTGTDVHDLVLANGTGTDHLGPGETEVIEVGVISADMDAWCSVGNHRAMGMEMTIRAID; encoded by the coding sequence GTGTCATCCATCCGCCGCCCGTTCGTGACGCCCGCCGCACTGATCGCGACGGTTCTGCTGCTGAGCGGATGCGCCTCGGCGCAGAGCGTCGCCGGGCAGGCAGCATCCGACGTCAAGGCCACCGGTGAGACCACCGAGGTGACCGTGACGGTCGAGGGCATGCGATACATCCCCGACGTCGTCGAGGTGCCCGTCGGCGACGAGCTGCTCATCACGTTCGAGAACACCGGCACCGACGTGCACGACCTCGTGCTGGCCAACGGCACCGGTACGGATCACCTGGGCCCGGGCGAGACCGAGGTGATCGAGGTCGGTGTGATCTCGGCCGATATGGATGCCTGGTGCTCGGTCGGCAATCACCGCGCGATGGGCATGGAGATGACGATCCGGGCGATCGACTGA
- a CDS encoding MarR family winged helix-turn-helix transcriptional regulator, whose translation MAESRTPRGFTDEERRTWAPLTAVLELLPHEVDAQLLRDEDLTHFDYATLSMLALAEGRELRMTSLAMGVNATLSRLSHAVSRLEKRGFVRRARSTEDARATLVKLTADGHRKVIRATPGHVDTVRALVFDALSTEQRRQLHDITIALLTRLDPEQRMLASRMG comes from the coding sequence ATGGCCGAATCACGGACACCACGCGGGTTCACCGACGAGGAACGTCGCACCTGGGCACCCCTCACGGCGGTGCTGGAGCTGCTGCCGCATGAGGTCGATGCGCAACTGCTGCGCGACGAGGACCTCACGCACTTCGACTACGCGACGCTCTCGATGCTCGCCCTCGCCGAAGGGCGCGAACTGCGCATGACCAGCCTCGCGATGGGCGTCAATGCCACGCTCTCGCGGCTCTCTCACGCGGTCAGTCGCCTCGAGAAGCGCGGGTTCGTGCGGCGCGCGCGCAGCACAGAAGACGCCAGGGCCACGCTGGTCAAGCTGACCGCCGACGGGCACCGTAAGGTGATCCGCGCCACCCCAGGTCACGTCGACACCGTGCGCGCACTGGTCTTCGACGCACTCTCCACCGAGCAGCGACGCCAGCTGCACGACATCACGATCGCGCTCCTGACGCGACTCGACCCCGAACAGCGCATGCTCGCCAGCAGGATGGGCTGA
- a CDS encoding NADPH-dependent F420 reductase: protein MTTITIFGNGNMGQAIGGVFARGGASIQYVGSDDKAARLEGDIVVLAVPYPALAQIADDYADQLAGKTVVDITNPLDFSTFDALVVPSDSSAAAELQAQIPSAHVVKAFNTNFAATLVTGTVGSHATTVLIAGDDAAAKQSLAAAIEAGGLHAVDAGALTRARELEALGFVQLTLAVSEKVGWNAGFALNR from the coding sequence ATGACCACCATCACGATCTTCGGCAACGGCAACATGGGTCAGGCCATCGGCGGCGTCTTCGCACGAGGCGGCGCGTCGATCCAGTACGTCGGCAGCGACGACAAGGCGGCCCGCCTCGAGGGCGACATCGTCGTGCTCGCCGTGCCCTACCCGGCGCTGGCCCAGATCGCCGATGACTACGCCGACCAGCTCGCCGGCAAGACCGTGGTCGACATCACCAACCCGCTCGACTTCAGCACCTTCGACGCCCTCGTCGTGCCCTCCGACAGCTCGGCCGCCGCCGAACTGCAGGCGCAGATCCCCTCAGCGCACGTGGTGAAGGCGTTCAACACCAACTTCGCCGCGACCCTCGTCACCGGCACCGTCGGCTCGCACGCGACCACGGTGCTCATCGCCGGCGACGATGCCGCTGCCAAGCAGTCCTTGGCCGCTGCGATCGAAGCGGGCGGCCTGCACGCGGTCGACGCCGGTGCCCTTACCCGCGCGCGCGAGCTCGAAGCGCTCGGCTTCGTGCAGCTGACCCTCGCCGTGTCCGAGAAGGTCGGCTGGAACGCCGGCTTCGCGCTCAACCGCTGA